The genomic window CAACAAGATCAACACCACATAACGAATGAACAGCATTTATCGCTCCAATGGAAACAGCAGAAGCACCTGCACAAACAATATCTTGTCCATGAGGACCTGCTTCAGCATGTCCGCTCATCGTAAACATGGTAATATTCTCTTCTTGATCATGGTGAAATTGAATACGTATCATCGGGCTTAGCCGTTAATTTTACCAATTACAACTTTTGTATACGGTTGACGATGACCTTGCTTACGACGGTAGTTTTTCTTCGCTTTCATTTTGTATACGATGATTTTCTTATTACGTCCGTGTTTTTCAACCGTTCCCGTAACAGATGCACCTTCTACGAATGGAGCGCCGACTTTTGCTGAATCGCCACCTACAAATAGGACTTTATCAAAGCTTACTTCTGCTCCAGCCTCAGCATCTAGTTTTTCAACGTAGATCTCTTGACCTTCTTGAACTTTGATTTGTTTACCACCAGTTTCAATAATTGCGTACATTTCTGCACCTCCTCATAACATAAGACTCGCCATTTTAGGCAGGAGCGTATCCGTTTAACACCTAATCCGCGCGGTTGTAAGTTCATTGGGTGCCACCAAATCACTAACACACATCATCATAGCACAGTTTCGAATTCACTGTCAATCATTGTTCGTAAGGGTTTTAAGTCGTTTTTTTGCAGCCTGTTCGTCACCTTGAAACAGAATATCATATGGCTTTTCGACTGGCAGTTGGTTTGTGCTTAGAAAAATAATACTTGAATTCAACCAATACTCTAATCGCTTTAATACAGCTTCATCGTTTTCATGAAATAGATGAACTAGCTCTGGACGAGCTTGAATAAGCATGCACTCAGCACCTCGTTGCTGGGCTAATTCATTTTCCAGTTGAAAAGCAAAGCCATGATTCGTAAGAATGCGTCCACTGCCTTGGCAAGTTGGACAAGTTTCCTGCAACATATCTGCCATCGGTAACGATGCTTTTCGGCGTGTCAGCTCTAGCATGCCTAGCTTCGTAAAACCCTTTACACTTGTTTTAACATGGTCCTGAAGTAACTCTTTTTCAACTCGCTTCAAGATGTCTCGTTGTGCTTTTTCGCTTTCCATTTCGATAAAATCGATTAAAATCATACCGCTATAATTTCGTAAGCGTAGTTGTTTACAAATTTCCACTGCTGCTTGCTGGTTTACTTCAAAGGCCATTTGGGGTTTTGTTGCTTTTTTAGTGTATTTTCCTGAGTTTACATCTACAACAGTAAGCGCCTCTGTTTCATCAATGATTAAATAGCCACCATTCTTCAACCATAGATGGCGTCGTAACGCTTTGTGAAGCTGACCTGAAACAGATAAGAAAACATCTTCACTTCCTACTGTAAGTCGAACCCTTTCCTTCAGTGATGCAGGTAGGAGTTGTTTCAACATTTGAAAATCATCATAATCGTCAACAATCCATTCATGAAGCTCATCGTTCGACTGGCGTTTTATCAATTGCTCAATTAAAGATGAACCTTGGAACAGTTGTGACGGAACTTGTGACTGATTTGTCTGTGTTCTCTTCCATAGTGCTCTTAGAAAACGCATTTCCTCTTCAATATCGGCTAGTGTAGCTTTTTCACCTTGCGTTCTTACAATAACGCCCTCTTCGCCTTGTAGAAAAGAAGTAACGTGCTCAGCTAGAGATTGGCGCGTCTCTTCTTCACGAATCTTCTTTGATATGGATACGCCGTGCCCTTCTGGTAAGTAAACAAGCGCATGTCCTGGTAGCGAAATTATTTCTGTTAGTCGAGGCCCCTTTGTTCCATCGCTTTCTTTCGTTACTTGCACGATAATCTCGGTACCTGCTTTTACATATTGGTTGATTGACCGCTCCTCGTTCCCTTGACGAGCATCCCTTTGAAAAGCTAACAACTCGTCTCGATGAAGAAAACCGTTCTTTTCGCCACCGATTGACACAAACGCAGCCTGCATGTTTGGCATCACTTTTTCGACTTTCGCTTTAAAAACAGATCCAACTAGATTAGGAATAAACTCGCTCTCGATATACCACTCTACTACTTTTTCATGATCGTCAATAACGACCGCTTCTCTTTTCAATGCTGTTTTTTTCATTCTTATTGTTTTGGCCATTCGTATACTGCTCCTTTTTCCTACCTTCTTATTGTAAAGGATGCAAAAAGAAGACACAATCATGTCTAGTTATCTCTTATTCAATTCGTCTATGGTCACGTGCGCTCCTTTTTGAAAGTAGACGTCTAACACTGCCGCTAATGAGTAAGTGGTTCGAACATGATTCTCTACTAATACAACAGTGTGTAAGTGATTTTTTCTAATCTTCTCACTCACTACTCTAAGCGTCGTTTCTTTCTCAACATAAAGATTCGACCTTTTTGTTGAGGTTTGATCGTCTAATTTAGCCATTAAAAAACGTATAAATCGATAATTCCGTTGGCGATAATCTAAAATCAAGGTGAGGATCAAGAAAGAGAAAATCATGATGAGATTTAACTTGAGCATAAAAATTAGTACAACAAAGAAACCAATGAAAAGCAGGATAAGTGACGTTAACCGTGTTGCTCTCATTGCCAGTTTATAAGGCAGGAAAGCACTGTACAGAAGATGGACAAGTCTCCCGCCGTCAAGGGGATGAATGGGAATTAAATTAAAGAGTAAAATGGCCATGTTGTGACTGATAAATAGTTGATGGTCTTGTACCATCCAAACGTCTGTCGTGTGTAAAAGGAAATAGGAAAGCCCCATCATCCAAGTATGTTGTAAGGGGCCCCAACAGACAATCCATGCCTCTTCTCTAGCAGGTCGAATGCCTTTAGGTTCTAAAACAGCGGCTCCACCGAAAGGCAGTAGTTCAATTTTAATAACGTCCCAATTAAACCGCCGCGCCATCCATACATGACCCATTTCATGGACAAAAACGATGAATAAGAGCATGAGCACTTCTTTAAAACGCCCACTTAACACACCCATTGCAATAATGACCCAAAAAAACGGGTGGATGTGTATTTTTTTTAGAAAATTAATCAAAGTTCATCACAGTGCTAGGGTCAATGTACTCACCATTTTCTTTTAATGCGAAGTAGAACAATCCTGCCTGCTCTTCATCCGCTTCTAGGATCGTACCAATTGCCGATCCTTTTGATAAAATATCATACGGGCGTACATGAACATCATCTAGCATTCCATAAACAGATACAGTTCCGTCTTGATGCTGAAGCTCAACCACTTGCCCAAGTGACTCTTCATCTTCATACAAATTAATGACATGACCGCCTTTCACTGCCTTTACAACTTCTTCAACACCTGTTTCAAGTAGAATGCCCTTTCGATCTTCTGAGAAGCTTTCTTTAATACTACCTGAAGCAGGTAATGCATAATTGACAATGTCATCACTACCTTCTTGTGCCCTTTGATCAGGCAATAGTTCCAATGGTGAACCAAATACACTTTCAAAATAAGAAGAAACAGCCGCAAATTGAAAATGTTCTTCAAAAGAATGATTGACGAATGCTTGAACACTTTCCGCTTGCTTAT from Shouchella hunanensis includes these protein-coding regions:
- a CDS encoding ribosomal-processing cysteine protease Prp, with the protein product MIRIQFHHDQEENITMFTMSGHAEAGPHGQDIVCAGASAVSIGAINAVHSLCGVDLVVDLAGSEGGYLHCEVPENLDTKTYDQVQLLLKGMELSLHSMEQSYRSFMSIETDRR
- a CDS encoding Rne/Rng family ribonuclease, which produces MAKTIRMKKTALKREAVVIDDHEKVVEWYIESEFIPNLVGSVFKAKVEKVMPNMQAAFVSIGGEKNGFLHRDELLAFQRDARQGNEERSINQYVKAGTEIIVQVTKESDGTKGPRLTEIISLPGHALVYLPEGHGVSISKKIREEETRQSLAEHVTSFLQGEEGVIVRTQGEKATLADIEEEMRFLRALWKRTQTNQSQVPSQLFQGSSLIEQLIKRQSNDELHEWIVDDYDDFQMLKQLLPASLKERVRLTVGSEDVFLSVSGQLHKALRRHLWLKNGGYLIIDETEALTVVDVNSGKYTKKATKPQMAFEVNQQAAVEICKQLRLRNYSGMILIDFIEMESEKAQRDILKRVEKELLQDHVKTSVKGFTKLGMLELTRRKASLPMADMLQETCPTCQGSGRILTNHGFAFQLENELAQQRGAECMLIQARPELVHLFHENDEAVLKRLEYWLNSSIIFLSTNQLPVEKPYDILFQGDEQAAKKRLKTLTNND
- a CDS encoding M50 family metallopeptidase — protein: MGVLSGRFKEVLMLLFIVFVHEMGHVWMARRFNWDVIKIELLPFGGAAVLEPKGIRPAREEAWIVCWGPLQHTWMMGLSYFLLHTTDVWMVQDHQLFISHNMAILLFNLIPIHPLDGGRLVHLLYSAFLPYKLAMRATRLTSLILLFIGFFVVLIFMLKLNLIMIFSFLILTLILDYRQRNYRFIRFLMAKLDDQTSTKRSNLYVEKETTLRVVSEKIRKNHLHTVVLVENHVRTTYSLAAVLDVYFQKGAHVTIDELNKR
- a CDS encoding peptidoglycan DD-metalloendopeptidase family protein, encoding MDRRKQIEKQIASMQKQKEDNPKQVEDRMPFQRLEDKEPTSSRFHKFALQAILSGCLFFAIGIAYDANHKQAESVQAFVNHSFEEHFQFAAVSSYFESVFGSPLELLPDQRAQEGSDDIVNYALPASGSIKESFSEDRKGILLETGVEEVVKAVKGGHVINLYEDEESLGQVVELQHQDGTVSVYGMLDDVHVRPYDILSKGSAIGTILEADEEQAGLFYFALKENGEYIDPSTVMNFD
- the rplU gene encoding 50S ribosomal protein L21, yielding MYAIIETGGKQIKVQEGQEIYVEKLDAEAGAEVSFDKVLFVGGDSAKVGAPFVEGASVTGTVEKHGRNKKIIVYKMKAKKNYRRKQGHRQPYTKVVIGKING